The sequence below is a genomic window from Acropora palmata chromosome 5, jaAcrPala1.3, whole genome shotgun sequence.
CCAGTGATTGTGTTCATTCATGGAGGCAGCTATGTGTTTGGCACGACAACTCGACACACCACGCCAGGCGAGGTTTTACCGAGATTCGGCGTCGTCTTGGTGACAATTCAGTACCGTCTAGGTCCGTTTGGTTTCATGACTACCGGTGATGAAGCTGCACGCGGCAATTGGGGAATGTTAGATCAAGTGCAAGCCCTGAAGTGGGTTCAAGAGAACATAGGGGCTTTTGGAGGGGATCCTAACAAGGTCACTTTATTAGGGGTGAGCTCAGGTGGGGCCAGTGTCGGCCTTCATATACTGTCACCTCTTTCCAAGGGACTTTTTCACAAAGCAATTATGGAGAGCGGGGTGGAATTCTCGCCTTTTGCGTTTTCCTCGGTGCAGAAAGCggttaataaaacaaaaagtgcTGCGCAAAAACTCGGCTGCGTCACCGAGAAGCACAAAGAAATGATGGAATGCCTGCGAGCACAGAAAACAAGGGAAATCCTCAAACATTACGAATGGCAAAACGTAGGTCCAGTGATTGATTATTTCTTCATGCACGACACACCCGAAAATCTCAGGAGGTCGGGGAATTTCTCTTCTGTTCCACTGATTAGCGGTTTCAACAGTCACGAAGGATCGCACAACATCCCGAAAAAATTCCAGCCTCCGATCGAAATTACACCGCAAGTGTTCAAAGAGTCTATCGTAGACTTTGTAAAAAATCATACCTTTCATGAAGACGACATGACCTCTTCGCTGCTAGGAGAAGCCATCGAATTTCAGTACACACCCTGGGGAAAGCAACAAAATTCACTCACCCTCCGTGAGAAGATGGTTGACATGCAGTCCGACTATTACGTTTCTGCCCCTACCCTGGAGGTGTTGGCAATTCACAGTCAGAAGGCCGTAACTTTCATGTACGAGTTCAGCCACAGATCCAAAAAAAACGCAAGTGAAGATTGGAGATGGGTACGGCATGGAGACAATACCCCCTACGATTTTGGTCTGCCACTTTTAAACATATCTTCCATGGATTTCTCTGAAGAGGACAAATATGTTAGCAGATTGATTATGTCTTTTTACGCGAACTTTGCTAAGGATGGAGCGCCCACGCCATCTCCCGTGCAAGGGGTAAACTGGACCGAGTTTAACATGACTCATGGACGGTACTTGGCGATTCAAGGCAAACCTGAAGTCAAAGCAAACTTCAACCCGTACAGAATGGCATTTTGGAACAGGTATTACCCTCGACTGGTGAATTTCTCAAAGGATATGGTCAGTCCTAAAGCACCATCAGAGGAAGAAGTGAATCCAACGGCAAACCAGGAGAATTCAGGAAGTCCGACTGCAGCCAAGAAACAGTCGGGACAAGGCCTTCTCGGTACGATTTTGACATGCGCATTGCTTCACCGGGCAGCTGTTTAGGAAAACGACTTTTGACATTTATTGAGCAGATCAGCTGAAAAATCAAAGACGTTTATTGACAAGTTGAGAAAGATGTCgccaaagaaaattatttcattaaacCGATCGAAAAGACTGAAACATGAAACGAACTTCACTTTTGAGACCGAAAAATGATATTTAGGGGATAAAATGCAATGACAAACAACAACCTTGACTGTATTTCATAAAGAACCAGTTACTAATAGACAAGATgtgaaaaaagttaaaactCAACTTACCATTAATCGCTacaataaacattttcattttcagtaggcaaatttagaagacattaatattgaaagaacattttgaaaaagctttCCCCAACTTCACGTCTTAGagcttgaaaaaaaactgttgaaCGATGTTACGATGGTCGACACTTGCTAAAACTCGGAGAAAGACCGAGTAGAAGCTTTCATGATTTTTTACGATAATTTGCATGCTCTACCACAGATATTCTCCTTCGCAGCGGTTATTAcggtcgtcacgcaacgctcctccccacaAGTTaggaggagcgttgcgtgacgaccctaataacggctgcggaGGAGACTATACCACAGAGCAATGGGAGATCACTTGATACTCGTCCTTCTATTCCTCTGTATATTGCttatattttttccaattatACTGCCTCACACaatcgaaaacaaaaataatgacgAGAAAGTTTACTTGTGAAAAGCAAACTTAAAATGACATAACTTAAAATAACGATAGAATTTTTTGTCGTCTTGTCATTCAACTATTCAACACACGCGCAAATATAACTCAGCAATTTGGTTTTAGCTTCAGCTCTGTATGTGAGCTTGGAAGAGCTGATATTCTTTTGAGCatttaaaaaacagaaaagggCATCAAGAAATCTTTATTGTATTGTGTTTGAATAAAGGAAAGGCAGAAAATCGTGTGTCCTGAGTTTTGGGGGAGAAGGTACGTTCGGACTACTTGCGGATAAGCTTGGTAATTTAGGAGCTAGGTGTGAAGCCTGGGTCACCTGTGACATGGATCAATTTTGATCTCAATGCCTCTTGAAAATATTAGAGGAAAAAGGTCTGGTGACTATGATATAGTTCAATTAGCAGTGCTACAGGGGCAAACAGATTTAAAGATAATTGCAACTCATCGGAATCAGCGATAACTATAATCCTGCTTCGAAAAGACGATGAAATTGTTGACAGTCAAACTATGTGATACACTCCTTTCCTACATTCTGCTTTCCCCTCTAatcctcccccccccccgcccctCAAACTAAATCCAGGAACGAAACCTTTATGCAAGTGCCCTTACCATTTGCCGGATACCCCAGTCCCCAAATGCAATACTTCAGTGCTTACGAACTGAAACCGGTTTCTGGCCAAGCTGACCCTGTTCTCCTAGCATGAATAGTTTGGTCCTACGCAGCTCTCTCAATTCGGCAAAACTGACGCGTTACATTTGCGGACATGCTGGCTATTCCGGCCGGCTAGTTCTAACAAACGGTAAGCGCATCATATGATAAAATTCCAACTAAAAGTCCAAATTCCAACTAAAGTGAAAACATTTCGCGCCAATGCTGGCAGCCAGAGCAAGTTTGTGCGATCGCCTGGCTTTTTCAGCAATCTTCGAAGAAAAAGTGAGCAGATGCAATGAGCACTTTAGATTgcttatttaacaattattcctctagcccgaatgggctatgagtcaatagcccatgaggccgaaggccgaaggggctattgactcagaggctatgacggcgagaggaataattgttttggtaaaatccaactagttggtcaaaaaaatatcgagactaaacatctttcgcaagtgaaagctagacatcaatccttttttttaccgccaaaagataacaaatatggcgggcgcttttcgctactagtgggctataacatatagcctactagtagctcaaccaatcagaacgcagcattgatgatagaccactagttggattttactaaaaaacaATAGCTACAAGTCTTTGTCAGTGTTGTGTTTTCAACAACATTGGTAAGAAAGAATCCCCATGGTTTTACGTAAAACAAACAGCGAGCTTGATTGTGCgacagattgaaaacaaaataccaGGGACGCAGATTGACGACAATACCTGGCTGTTCGCTAcaggaattttctttgtcctcGCGAGCCATCTTCCCAATTTCGTTTACAGCGCAACCGTATCGGCTGCATTCGACCCATTTTCATGGACATACGAACCATAAACGAATGAGGCCCTTCACAAGAATAGCTGCCACTTCAACATAAGGT
It includes:
- the LOC141881002 gene encoding neuroligin-4, X-linked-like, whose amino-acid sequence is MGTKFLFIVFVVAGLWFALAASSERPIVETNYGKIIGKTRNFVDEEGGGAGIGGIKDVNAFLGIPYASPPVNNLRFRPPERPAAWKPKIYDATSFRNVCAQLEVPHFETSIRLAWSDFTWNNYSSEDCLYLNVFAPARNARNNSSLYPVIVFIHGGSYVFGTTTRHTTPGEVLPRFGVVLVTIQYRLGPFGFMTTGDEAARGNWGMLDQVQALKWVQENIGAFGGDPNKVTLLGVSSGGASVGLHILSPLSKGLFHKAIMESGVEFSPFAFSSVQKAVNKTKSAAQKLGCVTEKHKEMMECLRAQKTREILKHYEWQNVGPVIDYFFMHDTPENLRRSGNFSSVPLISGFNSHEGSHNIPKKFQPPIEITPQVFKESIVDFVKNHTFHEDDMTSSLLGEAIEFQYTPWGKQQNSLTLREKMVDMQSDYYVSAPTLEVLAIHSQKAVTFMYEFSHRSKKNASEDWRWVRHGDNTPYDFGLPLLNISSMDFSEEDKYVSRLIMSFYANFAKDGAPTPSPVQGVNWTEFNMTHGRYLAIQGKPEVKANFNPYRMAFWNRYYPRLVNFSKDMVSPKAPSEEEVNPTANQENSGSPTAAKKQSGQGLLGTILTCALLHRAAV